The following are encoded together in the bacterium genome:
- a CDS encoding sigma 54-interacting transcriptional regulator produces the protein MTAAAPDAAGELRSRLKWFLLGRVAAISCFLAIVAAPYIWSARERYDVPIQNLMLAVAVTYAFSALSALVLPHARRLRLYTYVQIAFDIGLVSGVIYLTGGVDSPFSFLYSLPIINAAVLLFGEGAMVGAVASGVAYGALVTTLAAFGDHDGDGQIGLRIGSALLTFGLIAFLASILTRRLDAAERLLREKQAERDHLALLQDTLSRTINSGLLTVDADGRITSADAVAAELAGRPADLLVGEEIGAVFAPLRQTAAARLAFLQSSAASGPVEFLHAADTDRPAHLRCVAAPLASTFGYPIGALYVLQNVTQLKQELAAAEPPAGDAGEDASRFDLDAGGEVVDAADGLYGVSPAMARIRELIDRVAASDATVLIAGESGTGKEVVARAMHARGPRRDKRFVAINCGAIPENLIESELFGHVRGAFTGAVADRPGCFRQADGGTLFLDEIGELPLHLQVKLLRVLQERTFRPVGGETNVAVDVRIVAATNRDLHAQVKAGKFREDLFYRLNVIAIELPPLRERREDIPLLIRHFLRQFSDMHERRVCRFSVGAGRLLLQHHYPGNIRELENVVEHAVALCDGETATEEHLPPYLTGDVPMRAPAAAPAQPIAIAAGADAGHAAAGWPAPPRLPTPADPVDLEADLAAYEKAILLRALDQAGGVKKRAAELLGINYRSLRHRLQKYGLSDAYDDQAMAS, from the coding sequence ATGACCGCCGCCGCGCCCGACGCCGCCGGCGAGCTGCGCAGCCGCCTCAAGTGGTTCCTGCTCGGCCGCGTCGCCGCCATCTCCTGCTTCCTCGCCATCGTCGCCGCGCCCTACATCTGGAGCGCCCGCGAGCGCTACGACGTCCCGATCCAGAACCTGATGCTGGCGGTGGCGGTGACCTATGCGTTCTCCGCGCTGTCGGCGCTGGTCCTGCCGCACGCCCGCCGCCTGCGGCTCTACACCTACGTGCAGATCGCCTTCGACATCGGCCTAGTGTCCGGCGTCATCTACCTGACCGGCGGCGTCGACAGCCCGTTCTCGTTCCTCTACAGCCTGCCAATCATCAACGCCGCCGTGCTGCTGTTCGGCGAAGGGGCGATGGTCGGGGCCGTCGCCTCCGGCGTCGCCTACGGCGCGCTGGTGACGACGCTGGCGGCGTTCGGCGACCACGACGGCGATGGCCAGATCGGCCTGCGCATCGGCTCCGCGCTCCTCACCTTCGGCCTGATCGCTTTCCTGGCCAGCATTCTCACCCGCCGCCTCGACGCCGCCGAGCGCCTGCTGCGCGAGAAGCAGGCCGAGCGCGACCACCTGGCGCTGCTCCAGGACACGCTGTCGCGCACCATCAACAGCGGCCTGCTCACCGTCGACGCCGACGGCCGCATCACCTCCGCCGACGCGGTCGCCGCCGAGCTCGCCGGCCGACCGGCCGACCTGCTGGTCGGCGAGGAGATCGGCGCCGTCTTCGCGCCGCTGCGCCAGACCGCGGCGGCGCGCCTGGCATTCCTGCAATCGTCGGCGGCGTCGGGACCGGTCGAGTTCCTGCACGCGGCCGACACCGACCGTCCGGCGCACCTGCGCTGCGTCGCGGCGCCGCTGGCGAGCACCTTCGGCTATCCGATCGGCGCCCTCTACGTGCTGCAGAACGTGACCCAGCTCAAGCAGGAGCTGGCGGCGGCGGAGCCGCCGGCCGGCGATGCCGGCGAGGACGCGAGCCGCTTCGACCTCGACGCCGGCGGCGAGGTGGTGGACGCCGCCGACGGCCTGTACGGCGTCAGCCCGGCGATGGCGCGCATCCGCGAGCTCATCGATCGCGTCGCCGCCTCCGACGCGACGGTGCTGATCGCCGGCGAGAGCGGCACCGGCAAGGAGGTCGTCGCCCGCGCCATGCACGCCCGCGGCCCGCGCCGCGACAAGCGCTTCGTCGCCATCAACTGCGGCGCCATCCCCGAGAACCTGATCGAGAGCGAGCTCTTCGGCCACGTGCGCGGCGCCTTCACCGGCGCCGTCGCCGACCGCCCCGGCTGCTTCCGCCAGGCCGACGGCGGCACGCTGTTCCTCGACGAGATCGGCGAGCTGCCGCTGCACCTGCAGGTCAAGCTGCTGCGGGTGCTGCAGGAGCGCACGTTCCGACCGGTCGGCGGCGAGACCAACGTCGCCGTCGACGTGCGCATCGTCGCCGCCACCAACCGCGACCTGCACGCCCAGGTGAAAGCCGGCAAGTTCCGCGAGGACCTCTTCTACCGCCTCAACGTCATCGCCATCGAGCTGCCGCCGCTGCGCGAGCGGCGGGAGGACATCCCGCTGCTCATCCGCCACTTCCTGCGCCAGTTCTCCGACATGCACGAGCGGCGGGTCTGCCGCTTCTCGGTCGGCGCCGGCCGTCTCCTGCTCCAGCACCACTACCCGGGCAACATTCGCGAGCTGGAGAACGTCGTCGAGCACGCCGTCGCGCTCTGCGACGGCGAGACCGCGACCGAGGAGCATCTGCCGCCGTACCTGACCGGCGACGTGCCCATGCGCGCGCCGGCGGCGGCGCCGGCGCAGCCGATCGCCATCGCCGCGGGCGCCGACGCCGGCCACGCCGCCGCCGGCTGGCCGGCACCGCCGCGCCTGCCGACGCCGGCAGACCCGGTCGACCTCGAAGCCGACCTCGCCGCGTATGAGAAGGCGATCCTGTTGCGCGCCCTCGATCAGGCGGGCGGCGTGAAGAAGCGTGCCGCCGAGCTGCTCGGCATCAACTACCGCTCGCTGCGGCACCGCCTGCAGAAGTACGGGCTCAGCGACGCCTACGACGACCAGGCGATGGCGTCATAG
- a CDS encoding prepilin-type N-terminal cleavage/methylation domain-containing protein has product MKALRDSKGFTLIELLVVVAIIGILAAIAIPQFASYRQRGFDARANSDLRNAATSEEAIFATTQAYVTCANGACNDPALPGFQLSGTVEIGMTGAAGTNPSFTGTSTSTSGSGKVFSYNSAAGGMQ; this is encoded by the coding sequence ATGAAGGCACTCAGGGACAGCAAGGGCTTCACCCTCATCGAGCTGCTCGTCGTCGTGGCGATCATCGGCATCCTGGCCGCCATCGCCATCCCGCAGTTCGCCTCGTACCGCCAGCGCGGCTTCGACGCCCGCGCCAACTCGGACCTGCGCAACGCGGCGACCTCGGAGGAGGCCATCTTCGCCACCACGCAAGCGTACGTCACGTGCGCCAACGGTGCGTGCAATGATCCGGCGCTGCCCGGCTTCCAGCTCTCCGGGACGGTCGAAATCGGGATGACCGGCGCGGCCGGTACGAACCCGTCGTTCACCGGCACGTCGACCTCGACGAGCGGCTCGGGGAAGGTCTTCTCGTACAACAGCGCCGCTGGCGGCATGCAGTAA
- a CDS encoding ABC transporter ATP-binding protein: MTSLALLPAVDAPPASSWSAPAPDAEPLPHLELRGLTKDYRHNWTMRRLRVLHALDLVVRRGEILGLIGPNGAGKTTTFKCLLGLLRPSAGQVVFEGRPLDVRQRAAIGFLPEQPYFYDYLTVRETLSLYAHLYGMHGGAARARVAEVIEQVQLGPKQRASLRTLSKGTMQRVGIAQAILNRPRLLILDEPMSGLDPIGRHAMRELIRSLHAGGTTVIFSSHILPDAEALCDRVAILTGGRLREIIDLRLDAGATVYHLVVGALPAEILTALERLAGAPPMPQGSGWRLRLPGSNIVGPALDLVRNAGGTVESLVPAHPSLEERFLAHVGATSLE, translated from the coding sequence ATGACCTCCCTCGCCCTCCTGCCCGCCGTCGACGCGCCGCCCGCCTCCTCCTGGTCGGCGCCGGCGCCGGATGCCGAGCCCCTGCCGCACCTCGAGCTGCGCGGCCTGACCAAGGACTACCGGCACAACTGGACCATGCGCCGGCTGCGCGTGCTGCACGCCCTCGACCTGGTGGTGCGGCGCGGCGAGATCCTCGGCCTCATCGGGCCGAACGGCGCCGGCAAGACGACCACCTTCAAGTGCCTGCTCGGCCTGCTGCGGCCGAGCGCCGGCCAGGTGGTGTTCGAGGGCCGGCCGCTCGACGTCCGCCAGCGGGCCGCCATCGGCTTCCTGCCCGAACAGCCCTACTTCTACGACTACCTGACCGTGCGCGAAACCCTGTCGCTGTACGCCCACCTGTACGGCATGCACGGCGGCGCCGCGCGCGCCCGGGTCGCCGAGGTCATCGAGCAGGTGCAGCTCGGGCCCAAGCAGCGGGCGTCGCTGCGCACGCTGTCGAAGGGCACCATGCAGCGCGTCGGCATCGCCCAGGCGATCCTCAATCGGCCGCGACTGCTCATTCTCGACGAGCCGATGTCCGGGCTCGATCCGATCGGCCGGCACGCCATGCGCGAGTTGATCCGCTCCCTGCACGCCGGCGGCACCACCGTCATCTTCTCCTCGCACATCCTTCCCGACGCGGAGGCGCTGTGCGACCGCGTCGCCATCCTCACCGGCGGCCGACTGCGCGAGATCATCGACCTGCGGCTCGACGCCGGCGCGACCGTCTACCATCTGGTCGTCGGCGCCCTGCCGGCCGAGATCCTGACGGCGCTCGAGCGACTCGCCGGCGCGCCGCCGATGCCGCAGGGCAGCGGTTGGCGCCTGCGCCTGCCCGGCTCGAACATCGTCGGACCGGCGCTCGACCTGGTGCGCAACGCCGGCGGAACCGTCGAGAGCCTGGTGCCGGCGCATCCCTCGCTCGAAGAGCGCTTCCTCGCCCACGTCGGCGCCACCTCGCTCGAATGA
- a CDS encoding tetratricopeptide repeat protein, whose protein sequence is MTAPAPTTTSDHSPRPARRTRWDVIAIAVLALLPYLNAIGGDFVFDDVGVIRDNPVVQREPAWRVFTTVYEPGALYRPLTMLSYVANARIDGGANAFHAVNVALHVLVAVAVYALAARLLGTRGAAWVAAALFAVHPIHTEAVTGIVGRAELLAALCSLLALLALARALAGGVASRRWLALSVAAFAAGLLCKESVFTTIALVLVVHWRLAPADGWRRRLAVVLPYALVGAAYLGLRLAVVGALGLPAPPGALDNPLAHVDGATRLRTALAILWDYLAMLIAPVHLSADYSFSQVPLVASWADPRVWVPVAILGGGAAAALASRTRRPELLVALALFAIPLSLTANILFPIGTIKAERLLYLPSAGACLAAGWLLLLPWRTRPRTAAVLIAAVLGLFAARTWVRNQDWRDEGTLYAATVRIAPDSAKAHHNFAVARQRAGAYDEALAHYRQALRIYPDYADAAFGIGHIATLRGDDDAALRWYTATLSLDPDFTKAHLQLGLLYQRHRDFAAAESAFTAGLAKDPDNPLLLVNLAAARLSQGNRWGAIEALARLDRARPPVDQQTVALIATARREVEVAVR, encoded by the coding sequence ATGACCGCGCCCGCCCCCACCACGACATCGGATCACTCCCCGCGGCCGGCGCGGCGCACGCGCTGGGACGTCATCGCGATCGCCGTGCTGGCGTTGCTGCCCTACCTGAACGCGATCGGCGGCGACTTCGTCTTCGACGACGTCGGCGTCATCCGCGACAATCCCGTGGTCCAGCGCGAGCCCGCGTGGCGGGTCTTCACCACGGTGTACGAGCCGGGCGCGCTCTACCGTCCGCTCACCATGCTGTCGTACGTCGCCAACGCGCGGATCGACGGCGGGGCGAACGCGTTCCATGCCGTCAACGTCGCCCTCCACGTCCTGGTGGCCGTCGCCGTCTACGCCCTCGCCGCCCGCCTGCTCGGTACGCGCGGCGCCGCCTGGGTCGCGGCGGCGCTGTTCGCCGTCCACCCCATCCACACCGAGGCGGTGACCGGCATCGTCGGCCGCGCCGAGCTGCTCGCCGCCCTCTGCTCGCTGCTCGCGCTCCTGGCGCTGGCGCGCGCGCTCGCCGGCGGCGTCGCGTCACGGCGCTGGCTCGCCCTGTCGGTGGCGGCGTTCGCCGCCGGGCTGCTGTGCAAGGAGAGCGTCTTCACCACCATCGCCCTGGTGCTGGTCGTCCACTGGCGCCTGGCGCCGGCCGACGGCTGGCGGCGGCGGCTCGCCGTCGTCCTGCCGTACGCGCTGGTCGGTGCCGCCTACCTCGGGCTCCGCCTGGCCGTCGTCGGGGCGCTCGGGCTGCCGGCGCCGCCGGGCGCCCTCGACAATCCGCTCGCCCACGTCGACGGCGCGACGCGGCTGCGCACGGCGCTCGCCATCCTCTGGGATTACCTGGCGATGCTGATCGCCCCCGTGCACCTGTCGGCCGACTACTCGTTCAGCCAAGTGCCGCTGGTCGCCAGTTGGGCCGATCCGCGCGTCTGGGTGCCGGTGGCGATCCTGGGTGGGGGCGCCGCCGCGGCGCTGGCGTCACGCACGCGGCGGCCGGAGCTGCTCGTCGCCCTGGCGTTGTTCGCCATTCCGCTCTCGTTGACCGCGAACATCCTCTTCCCCATCGGCACCATCAAAGCGGAGCGCCTGCTCTACCTGCCGTCGGCCGGCGCCTGCCTGGCGGCGGGGTGGCTCCTGCTGCTCCCGTGGCGGACACGGCCGCGGACGGCGGCAGTGCTGATCGCCGCCGTGCTCGGCCTCTTCGCGGCGCGGACCTGGGTCCGCAACCAGGATTGGCGGGACGAGGGCACGCTCTACGCCGCCACGGTCCGGATCGCCCCCGACAGCGCCAAAGCGCATCACAATTTCGCCGTGGCGCGGCAGCGCGCCGGCGCCTACGACGAGGCCCTCGCCCACTACCGGCAGGCGCTGCGGATCTATCCCGACTACGCCGACGCCGCGTTCGGCATCGGCCACATCGCCACCCTGCGGGGCGATGATGACGCCGCCCTGCGCTGGTACACCGCGACCCTGTCGCTGGACCCGGATTTCACCAAGGCGCACCTGCAACTCGGGCTGCTCTATCAACGCCACCGCGATTTCGCCGCCGCCGAGTCGGCCTTCACGGCGGGGCTGGCCAAGGACCCGGACAACCCGCTGCTGCTGGTCAACCTGGCCGCGGCGCGGCTGTCGCAGGGGAACCGCTGGGGCGCGATCGAGGCGCTGGCGCGCCTCGATCGCGCCCGGCCGCCGGTGGATCAACAGACGGTGGCGCTGATCGCCACGGCGCGCCGGGAGGTCGAGGTGGCGGTCCGATGA
- a CDS encoding ABC transporter permease — translation MAAIALNTAREAIRNRILYSILFFAILMVGVSAGFGAASIGDQVKYMKDFSLMSVSLFGVIIAVVLGVNLLHQELGKKTIVNILSKPVARWQFLVGKFFGLFGTLMIVVGAMAGGVVLAFALFTGGLDWGLVVAAGATLLEIMIVIAVAVFFSSLVVTPSLAGMFTAATFIAGRSSSYLLYFLGDDHSPALRVVAQGLYWVLPRLDHYAIADQVVYGQMLPPEYLGALVGYAGAYAGVLLLLSVGLFSRREFA, via the coding sequence ATGGCGGCAATCGCGCTCAACACGGCCCGCGAGGCGATCCGCAATCGGATCCTCTACTCGATCCTCTTCTTCGCCATCCTCATGGTCGGCGTCTCGGCCGGCTTCGGCGCCGCCTCGATCGGCGATCAGGTGAAGTACATGAAGGACTTCAGCCTGATGAGCGTCTCGCTGTTCGGGGTCATCATCGCCGTCGTGCTCGGCGTCAACCTCCTGCACCAGGAGCTGGGCAAGAAGACCATCGTCAACATCCTCTCCAAGCCGGTGGCGCGCTGGCAGTTCCTGGTCGGCAAGTTCTTCGGCCTGTTCGGCACCCTGATGATCGTCGTCGGCGCGATGGCCGGCGGCGTGGTGCTCGCTTTCGCGCTCTTCACCGGCGGGCTCGACTGGGGCCTGGTGGTCGCCGCCGGCGCCACCCTGCTCGAGATCATGATCGTCATCGCGGTGGCGGTGTTCTTCTCCTCGCTGGTGGTCACGCCGTCGCTGGCCGGGATGTTCACCGCCGCGACCTTCATCGCCGGGCGGTCGTCGAGCTACCTGCTCTACTTCCTCGGCGACGATCACTCGCCCGCGCTCCGCGTCGTCGCCCAGGGGCTGTACTGGGTGCTGCCGCGCCTCGATCACTATGCGATCGCCGACCAGGTGGTGTACGGCCAGATGCTGCCGCCCGAGTACCTCGGCGCCCTGGTGGGCTACGCCGGCGCCTACGCCGGCGTGCTGCTCCTGCTCAGCGTCGGACTCTTCTCGCGGCGCGAGTTCGCCTGA
- a CDS encoding prepilin peptidase, whose product MLTVAVFVFGALVGSFLNVCIHRIPGGESIAFPASHCPRCHAPIKPYDNIPIVSWLLLRARCRRCAAPISLRYPLVEMLGGIAAVGAVHAFGPTAGALLVFAFLAALIVITFIDLDHQIIPDAISIPGIFVGFAAALLFGRPTWLSSLAGIALGGGILWLVAAGYEWLTGREGMGGGDIKLLAMIGAFLGWRAIPVTVLIASLLGSVIGLSLMAVRGRDTRMAIPFGPFLAVAAVCALFWGDALIEWYLNLARPI is encoded by the coding sequence ATGCTGACGGTCGCGGTGTTCGTCTTCGGGGCGCTGGTCGGGAGCTTTCTCAACGTCTGCATCCATCGCATCCCGGGCGGCGAGTCGATCGCCTTCCCCGCCTCGCACTGCCCGCGCTGCCACGCGCCGATCAAGCCGTACGACAACATCCCGATCGTCAGTTGGCTGCTGCTGCGCGCCCGCTGCCGGCGCTGCGCGGCGCCCATCTCGCTGCGCTATCCGCTGGTCGAGATGCTGGGCGGCATCGCGGCGGTGGGCGCCGTCCACGCCTTCGGCCCCACCGCCGGGGCGCTCCTCGTCTTCGCCTTCCTCGCGGCGCTGATCGTCATCACCTTCATCGACCTGGACCACCAGATCATCCCCGACGCGATCAGCATTCCCGGCATCTTCGTCGGCTTCGCCGCCGCGCTGCTGTTCGGCCGGCCGACCTGGCTGTCGTCGCTGGCCGGCATCGCGCTCGGCGGCGGCATCCTCTGGCTCGTCGCCGCCGGCTACGAATGGCTCACCGGCCGCGAGGGCATGGGCGGCGGCGACATCAAGCTGCTGGCGATGATCGGCGCCTTCCTCGGCTGGCGCGCCATCCCGGTGACGGTGCTGATCGCCTCGCTGCTCGGCAGCGTCATCGGCCTCTCGCTCATGGCGGTTCGCGGCCGCGACACCAGGATGGCGATCCCCTTCGGACCGTTCCTCGCCGTCGCCGCGGTGTGCGCGCTCTTCTGGGGCGACGCGCTGATCGAGTGGTACCTGAACCTGGCGCGCCCGATCTGA
- a CDS encoding prepilin-type N-terminal cleavage/methylation domain-containing protein — MTRRGFTLLEVLLAVALLGVLAGIGVPSAQRQLERWRIAAAARQVVMDLKATRGRAIIGGATHRLRFAVPGESYRLERQRPGGAYAAAGPATPLPDGVRVVACTAAGDGIGFRPRGHAITFGTVILRNGRGDERRVIVDIAGRMRVQ; from the coding sequence ATGACACGGCGCGGTTTCACGCTGCTCGAAGTGCTGCTCGCGGTGGCCCTGCTCGGCGTGCTGGCCGGGATCGGCGTCCCTTCGGCCCAGCGCCAACTCGAGCGCTGGCGGATCGCCGCCGCGGCGCGACAGGTGGTCATGGACCTCAAGGCGACGCGCGGGCGGGCGATCATCGGCGGCGCCACGCACCGCCTGCGATTCGCGGTGCCCGGCGAGAGCTATCGACTGGAGCGCCAGCGGCCCGGCGGCGCCTATGCCGCGGCGGGGCCGGCGACGCCGCTGCCGGACGGCGTCCGCGTCGTCGCCTGCACCGCCGCCGGCGACGGCATCGGCTTCCGGCCGCGCGGCCACGCCATCACCTTCGGCACCGTCATCCTGCGCAACGGCCGCGGCGACGAACGCCGGGTGATCGTCGACATCGCCGGCCGCATGCGGGTGCAGTAA
- a CDS encoding prepilin-type N-terminal cleavage/methylation domain-containing protein, which yields MRAAAGFTLIEVMVALCLFALGAAALAETLMIAQRVRASSARWSQAVGLAEDRLERLRAGDRDDDAAPIGEFTRAWRREPWTDAPGLDRVEVSVVWEDHGAQRFALQALLRR from the coding sequence ATGCGCGCCGCCGCCGGCTTCACGCTGATCGAGGTGATGGTGGCGCTCTGCCTCTTCGCCCTCGGCGCCGCCGCCCTCGCCGAGACGCTGATGATCGCGCAGCGCGTGCGCGCCAGCAGCGCCCGCTGGAGCCAGGCCGTCGGACTCGCCGAGGACCGCCTGGAGCGCCTGCGCGCCGGCGACCGCGACGACGACGCGGCGCCGATCGGCGAATTCACGCGCGCCTGGCGGCGCGAGCCCTGGACCGACGCGCCGGGGCTCGATCGCGTCGAGGTCAGCGTCGTCTGGGAGGACCACGGCGCGCAGCGCTTCGCGCTGCAGGCGCTGTTGCGGAGGTGA
- a CDS encoding prepilin-type N-terminal cleavage/methylation domain-containing protein, with the protein MIRTPRPPAPPPRGFTLIELLLGIVACTLFATGVHQFSRAMLRGVRVLEAAAEAQEAARLGAQLIAGDLRDAGFSPDGRLGNGLRRAAPDAVALVRDLNGDGDSDDANEAVAYTYDRGRRCLLRAPGGASPQPLLNDIAADGVRFAFVAADGVALAGGELDAAARARVRRVVVRVAVEIANPDPAARQPLRAEQETTVVLRNG; encoded by the coding sequence GTGATCCGCACGCCCCGTCCACCGGCGCCGCCGCCGCGCGGCTTCACCCTGATCGAGCTGCTGCTCGGCATCGTCGCCTGCACCCTCTTCGCGACCGGCGTGCACCAGTTCAGCCGCGCCATGCTGCGCGGCGTGCGCGTGCTCGAGGCCGCGGCCGAGGCGCAGGAGGCGGCGCGCCTGGGCGCGCAGCTCATCGCCGGCGACCTGCGCGACGCCGGCTTCAGCCCCGACGGCCGTCTCGGCAACGGCCTGCGCCGCGCCGCGCCCGACGCGGTGGCGCTGGTGCGCGACCTCAACGGCGACGGCGACAGCGACGACGCCAACGAGGCGGTGGCGTACACCTACGACCGCGGCCGGCGCTGCCTGCTGCGCGCGCCCGGCGGGGCGTCGCCGCAACCGTTGCTCAACGACATCGCCGCCGATGGCGTCCGCTTCGCCTTCGTCGCCGCCGATGGCGTCGCGCTCGCCGGCGGCGAGCTCGACGCCGCGGCGCGCGCCCGGGTGCGGCGCGTCGTGGTGCGCGTCGCGGTGGAGATCGCCAACCCCGACCCCGCGGCGCGCCAGCCGCTGCGCGCCGAACAGGAGACGACGGTGGTGTTGCGCAATGGCTGA
- a CDS encoding response regulator, producing the protein MSKKILVVDDNVDSIMILRSILESQGYTVRTAQSGVDALTLLSHELPDLVLLDVMMPQMSGIEVLERIKTTHTWSRVPVIMVTAKIQDEDVMTGYQHGADYYITKPCTAKQLLYGISLVLDRVEAAAAKE; encoded by the coding sequence ATGAGCAAGAAGATTCTGGTCGTGGACGACAATGTCGACAGCATCATGATCCTGCGCTCGATCCTCGAATCGCAGGGGTACACGGTGCGCACCGCGCAGAGCGGGGTGGACGCGCTGACGCTCCTCTCGCACGAGCTGCCCGATCTGGTGCTGCTCGACGTGATGATGCCGCAGATGAGCGGCATCGAGGTCCTCGAGCGCATCAAGACCACGCACACCTGGTCGCGGGTGCCGGTGATCATGGTCACCGCCAAGATCCAGGACGAGGACGTGATGACCGGCTACCAGCACGGCGCGGACTACTACATCACCAAGCCCTGCACCGCGAAGCAGCTCCTCTACGGCATCAGCCTGGTGCTCGACCGCGTCGAGGCCGCCGCCGCCAAGGAATAG
- the tmk gene encoding dTMP kinase, with protein sequence MSAAGCLIAFEGPEGAGKSTQLQRLAAALRAEGRVVEITAEPGGTALGRDLRQLLLHARDTVPVPLAELFLYLADRAQHVQQLIAPAIAAGAVVLSDRFSASTIAYQGYGRGLDLAQVTRADTWARGGLEARLTLLLDCPVRIGLQRARGENDRFHAEEEAFHERVRAGFHALAAAAAESWRVIDSTQPADAVHAAVLAAVRPALTP encoded by the coding sequence ATGTCTGCCGCGGGATGCCTCATCGCCTTCGAGGGGCCGGAGGGCGCCGGCAAGTCGACCCAGTTGCAGCGCCTGGCGGCGGCGCTGCGCGCCGAGGGCCGCGTCGTCGAGATCACCGCCGAGCCCGGCGGGACGGCGCTCGGACGTGACCTGCGCCAGCTCCTGCTGCACGCCCGCGACACCGTCCCGGTGCCGCTCGCCGAGCTCTTCCTCTACCTCGCCGACCGCGCCCAGCACGTGCAGCAGCTCATCGCGCCGGCGATCGCCGCCGGCGCCGTGGTGCTCAGCGATCGCTTCTCCGCCTCGACCATCGCCTACCAGGGCTACGGTCGCGGCCTCGATCTGGCGCAGGTGACGCGCGCCGATACCTGGGCGCGCGGCGGCCTCGAGGCGCGGCTGACCCTGCTCCTCGACTGCCCGGTGCGCATCGGCCTGCAGCGCGCGCGCGGCGAGAACGACCGCTTCCACGCCGAGGAGGAGGCGTTCCACGAGCGGGTGCGCGCCGGCTTCCACGCCCTCGCCGCGGCGGCGGCGGAGTCCTGGCGGGTGATCGACTCGACGCAACCGGCGGACGCGGTCCACGCGGCGGTGCTGGCCGCCGTTCGCCCGGCGCTGACGCCATGA
- the holB gene encoding DNA polymerase III subunit delta' encodes MSLPVLHGHAQTWAHLTRLLDAGRLPHALLFVGPPGIGKALVAQRLAARLACGGPTPPCGACAGCLQVVAGSHPDLRVIGAPGAGGRKEGRTKKEIGIDQARELKRFVALRAISAGRKIAVIDDADRLSIAAQNALLKTLEEPPGAAMLILITASPGALLTTVRSRCQRIAFRPLAATAVQAALVDAGIAADEAERLAARAEGSPGRALALRGSWTDDDQGEIRTLLAGLAGGRYGSVLAMSKALGKTEQETVARLDGLLAGCRADAAAAIADGDAARLAEMVRRGELVAEALTTLRRRTPNRALLTEALALRLAGG; translated from the coding sequence ATGAGCCTGCCGGTCCTGCACGGGCACGCCCAGACCTGGGCGCACCTGACGCGCCTGCTCGACGCCGGCCGGCTGCCGCACGCGCTGCTCTTCGTCGGCCCGCCGGGCATCGGCAAGGCGCTGGTGGCGCAGCGGCTGGCGGCCCGCCTCGCCTGCGGCGGGCCGACGCCGCCCTGCGGCGCCTGCGCCGGCTGCCTGCAGGTGGTCGCCGGCAGCCATCCCGACCTGCGGGTCATCGGCGCCCCCGGCGCCGGCGGTCGCAAGGAGGGGCGCACCAAGAAGGAGATCGGCATCGACCAGGCGCGCGAGCTGAAGCGCTTCGTCGCCCTGCGGGCGATCAGCGCCGGACGCAAGATCGCGGTCATCGACGACGCCGACCGCCTGTCGATCGCGGCCCAGAACGCCCTCCTCAAGACGCTCGAGGAACCGCCGGGCGCGGCGATGCTCATCCTCATCACCGCCAGCCCCGGCGCCCTGCTCACCACCGTGCGCTCGCGCTGCCAGCGCATCGCCTTCCGGCCGCTGGCCGCGACGGCGGTGCAGGCGGCGCTGGTCGATGCCGGGATCGCGGCCGACGAGGCGGAGCGGCTGGCGGCGCGCGCCGAGGGCAGCCCGGGGCGGGCCCTGGCGCTGCGCGGGAGTTGGACGGACGACGATCAGGGCGAGATCCGAACCCTGCTTGCGGGTCTGGCGGGCGGCCGATATGGGTCGGTGCTCGCCATGAGCAAGGCCCTCGGCAAGACGGAGCAGGAGACCGTCGCGCGGCTCGACGGCCTGCTCGCCGGCTGCCGCGCCGACGCGGCGGCGGCGATCGCCGACGGCGACGCGGCCCGCCTCGCCGAGATGGTGCGGCGCGGCGAACTGGTCGCCGAGGCGCTGACCACGCTGCGCCGGCGCACCCCCAACCGCGCCCTGCTCACCGAAGCCCTCGCCCTGCGGCTGGCTGGCGGATGA